Part of the Panulirus ornatus isolate Po-2019 chromosome 28, ASM3632096v1, whole genome shotgun sequence genome, TGTGGTTGAGGGGTGTGGCTTTAGTCGTTGTTATAAAAGCCGAAGCGACCAAGCTGGGccatcactcactccctcactcaccaccgaCCAACATGAAGTGTACAGTAAGTCGGCGTCCTCCTGCTACTGCTTGGGATGtactgtgtcctcctccagttgcTGCCTTGGAACTATTGTGTCAAGGCTGTTAGCTTAATGTTGGTGCTTTAGAAGACAGTGAAGTATTCCAATTTGCTGCGAAGAAGTAATGTCAaagttacgatttttttttctctttttttcatctaaCTTGAGCTCTGATTCTTACACCTGGACATTCATGTTTCAGATAAccagtggcatgagaaacataGCTAGTCTGAAGAGAACATCACAGGTTTGAAATTTAACTTAGAATAgattttttgtgtatttcaaCTTAGGCTGTTCTTTgcttagtagtaatagtaaaagTACTTAGCCGCTTCTAAAATTCTAGGACTATAAATATCTCTGTTAGAGTTAATGGATTAGATGTCTCTGTTGTCCCACTTATGTGATCGATCGTTATGAATTACGAGTTTTGGTTTGCTTTTTCTCCCACTTTATGATTTGGTTCTGATGAGAGATCAGCTTAATTTTCTCAATACGTCGCTGCTTAAACATGTTCCTGAGTATGATTCGTTGtgaaatttttcttttcagtttttctATCAATTTGATCACATTCAGTGAAAAAAAGAATCTAGTATAGAACACCTGTGGCTCCACTGTCATTTCGGTTTACTTTAGAAATGCTATTCACATCTCTCACCACGACAATACTTCAGTTACTATTGTCTTTTTCTTATAAAGCATATTCGTCACAAATCAGTTTCCTTTCTACGTACACTGCTCTGTAGTGAGAATATTATTACACCTGCGAAAAGTATTTCATTACACGAAAGCAGAATTTGTTaacttaattatatatatatatatatatatatatatatatatatatatatatatatatatatatatatatatatatatatatatatatatatatcttttctttcatactattcgccatttcccgcctcagcgaggtagcgttaagaacagaggactgggcctctgaggaaacatcctcacccggcccccttctctgttccttcctttggaaaattaattaaaaaatgagaggggaagatttccagcccctcgctcccttcccttttagtcgccttctacgacacgcagggaatacgtgggaagtattctttctcccctatccccagggatatatatatatatatatatatatatatatatatatatatatatatatatatatatatatatatatatatatatattgcactttaTGATTTTACGTTCATTGCCTCAACCTTCTTCATATCAAGTCTGATAGTTGCTATCAAACTCTCTATCTCCATCCGTTACTCGTCTAATTAgaacccttgcctctccctccgtcAGGCCTTCTTCCTTCTGAGCCTGGCCGCCCTGGTCGCTGCCCGCCCCGACTCTATCCTCGACCTGGACCTAGACGacatccaccacaaccaggcCATCGACGACGACACGACCGTCACTGGCACGTACAGGTGAGTCCATCACTTGCTAGTCCAACTGAGGCTGAAACAGTACAAATGGGAAGCTTGCGAATGACGCACGAGATGAATATCTTTCTCTTCTACGTGACACGAGTGCTACGTTGATGAGTGAAATGCTCATTTGTCTAATTTTCAACGGAAAATTAGACAAAATTCAAGTTGACTTGCAAACCTTAGTTCTACAAAGTGGGTAAGAAATCGTGAGAGTAAATACAGCGACATAACCTTCATCATTCACTTCCCTTGATCACTTGTCCACCTCCAACCTTCCGCATACTACaaacttctctcgcacatgctagcactgcttccctcaacACCCTTTactcctcatccactcctctatcttcgtttactcttacctttcgcCACTGTACAATGCATCTCTCCCGGtattccttcacacaagtctctctcttttccaagcttatttaatttcaccaccctcttcttactcgtatcgtttcctttttcccaaaaccttaacaaaacttcaccttcgcctccaccaagTAACCATCAGACGACCCATAAGCTTCCCTCTAAGTACATTCGCATTTAAGATTCTTTCtgttgcacgcctatcaatcagtATGTAATTTAGTTATATGTACCTACCATCTTTCCTATTCAGCCACATacatatgtccctcttttttatCTAGGTATTTCCAGTCAGCagccatttttcagcacacaatttcAAGAGATGTTTACCATTTCTATTCGGTTTACTAAATACCCCGTGCTCCCTAATCATACCCtcagctaccacattactcactttcgcatctAGATTACCCAACACTGATACACGATCTCCTGCATCTATACTAGTGATTCATTctttcagctcctcccaaaacacttgcctctcttcctcgtCCTTCTCATGGCCGGGTGCATAAGCACTCCCGTAATCCGCTTTCATCTTTACCCATGTTATTCTGGAGCTCATTTTCTTAAACTCTTCCATTTATTCCAACAATTTCTGTTTCAGCAGTAACGCCGCCCTTTCTTAAGTTCTTGCCTTCGCACATATACCTGAATTTACcctgaagacattcccaaacctttcgtaccccttcccctttagttTGGTTTGCTTAGAACCAGAACATCAAAgttccttttcctcaaacatactactcatctctcttctcttctcatcttggatacgtacacatacattcaGACGCAGCCTAAGCCTTCGAGGGATGTGAGCACTCCTAGCTTGGtgccttctgttccaactttccgatactgaaatacaagaaggggttgAGGGGGGTCCAGCTTTtccgctcccacccctcttaatCGGGTTTtacgacacagggaataccaGGATTtgattctttctcccttacccgaGGGATAGGAATGActaagtaaagttgctagtgaaagcgaAAAGAGACATGTATCAGCTGTActttcagggaaggagtgtgtgtgactgggagatgaacaagagagagcggtagggggtgaaaaagaagacaaactgGGAGTTGGGATGTGAAAGTTTCAACAAACTtcatgaaaaataagatattttgaAGCAAGTTAATAATGTGAGGAAAACAAAAGATAACACTGGGACATCGGTGAAGAAGCAGATGATTTGGTAACAATAAGTGCTGAGGTGAATGTGGTTGTTGTTAAGgcggcagatgcagggtgtttgggtcagggaggaaTGCAGACTGAGTCATgtcaagtggtttggtgaagggagagtgaatgaaagccttatgtaaggcCGCTGgagcggatggtattgcagttgaatttcttaagaaaggggttgactgtgttgtggattggttagttaggattttcagtatatatgtggattatggtgaggtgcctgaggattagcggaatgaatgacagaggtatgaatttgctgagtgtacctggtaaattgtatgagaaagtggtgagggtgaggatgatggcatgcacagagcactagattggggaggaagaatgtggttccaggagtagcagaggatgtgtggaccagaatTTGCTTGTAGAATGTTTGAGAAGGGTTTCCTCTGTGGATCTGGATCTGTGTCTAGGTGGATCtatgtggatctggagaatgcatatttgattgaaatgctttgtggaagatgttaaagtaagtgatgagggaggaaagctatcatatgcagtgaggagttttcatcaagagagtaaggcgctTGTGTGCGAGTAGGCAGAGAGGGGAACGAGTTGTTCCAGATGAaagtgggtctgcggcaggggtgtgtgatgtcactgtggcttatcgatttgtttgtggatggggtgattagggagatgaatgtaaggggcttggagggagggttggatgtGCAGTGTATtggagtaagtgagcctgggagtGATTTAGTTGTTGTTtgataatgatacagcactggtggcagattcgagtactAAGCtgaaagttggtgtctgagtttggaagagtgcgtgaaaggagagtTAACTGTAAACATCaacaagagcaaagttattaggtttagcaggttcGAGGGACAGACTAGTCGGGGGtgagtttgaactgagaaaaattggaggaagtgaaatgttttagatatctaggagtggacctgaaccatggaagcataagtgagtcaatcattgagtgggtgatggaggtaaatgttCGGGAAGATTGAGGAATGCGTGAAAAGGGAGGTCGCTACCTGGAAGGACGAATGTAAGTGTATTTGAAGGTGTATTAGTCCCACAGAAGTTACATAGATGAAAGGTATAGATGAGgaagtacagaagagggtgagtgtgttaggaATGAAgcgtttgaggacattatgtgctGTGGGGTGCTTTGACCGAacaagtaataatagagtaagtgGTACTAAGAAGATTAGGGTTGAGAGAGGTGAATAGGGGGTGcagaaatggtgtggacatacggagcgaatgagtgagaagagactgACCACAGTTTATATATGCAGTATGTATAAGTAGAGAGGgacaagaagggagagacagctagagaatgaatgagagcgaGTGGTGCCTATTCTTTGTCTATTCgtatcgctaacgcaggaaaaagcaaagaagaatgaaagaaagaaaaaataaccgAAATTCACACTTTGTTTTTGTCCTGCAGCTGGACTTCTCCTGAAGGTGTGGAGTACTTCGTCAAGTACGTCGCTGATGCCAGTGGCTTCCGTGTCCTAGATTCCAACGCCGTCCCAACTAGCGCTAAAGGTGTGAGGGCTGACGGTTCACAGGGATCCTTCTTCTCCTCTGAGGAGTTCGATAGCAGGGAATGAACAAAGCTGACGGCAACAAATATGACGACACTGTTGGATCACCTGTCTCCATAAAGACAACTGTGGACGGTGATTGTGGATGATCGTGGGCGGCGTCAGTTCCTCCTGCGACCACACCGCTGCCCACTAACCAACTCCAGCCTCGTGTAACAACCTCCTCACAAGAGCTTCCGGCTGCACCTCATCACCATAGCCTCCTGTGACGCTCTCCTACACAGCCTCCAGTGACAACCTCATCACAACAGCTTCCTATGACACCATTCTCACCTAGGTTTCTTTGTTACCCTCCCTATACACCCTCAAGTGACAACCTCCAAGCACAGCCTCATGTTACACCCTCCTGTTACACCGCCCCTACACAGCCTCCCATTACACTCTCATGTGACAGCCTCCTCACACAGACACTTGTGACACCCTAACATCAAGTTCCTGAACGCCACTGGTTAATCCACTAATCTCACTACGGCGTTTGTCACTGAcaactttttttctctcagtaTTATTTATGTCGTAAtttatgatgaaaaaataaatcttgTGCGGTAACTGTAGAGTTCTATCCCATTTGTGAAGTTGTACATTTATGCATATCCTGCATCACTGTAGAATACAAAAAAGTAACCCTTTTAACTAAATCGACATCATCTATTTTGAGATGAAACATCTAGGATATCtaacatccaacacacacacacacacacacacacacacacacacacacacacacatgtacctctTACagggggacctagacagactccaaaggtGATACATGGTTGGTTcatgacacatgatacataaATGGTGCAATTCAACCCGAGCAAGTATAGAGTAATGAGGAtgtgacagagtgaaagaagttcTCATAATGAGTATCATCTATCAGGAAAGAAGTTcaaggattctgtgtgtgagaaggacttaggaATCAATATTATCCCTGACCTGTCATGAGAGTCCAACATTAGGAAAATAATCAAAGAGGAAAACTGTATTCTGGCAAACATCAGGACATCTTTCATATATGCtggataaggaagtatttagcaagttgctcatatcctacataagaccaaagCTAGAATGATCTTatacctgaagaagcacaaagaggtaaTAGAGAAGGCCCAAAGGATGGCAACAAAGAACTGAGGTGAGTTACAGGGTAAGgccagaggccttagatttgcccaccttcGAAGAGAGAAGAGCGTGGGGTGACCTGATTGCAACCTTTAACTTTTGAAAACAGACTGATGAAGTAGACAGCGAACAATTCTTCGCGAGATATaaggatagatcaaccagagaaCTTAACATGATATTATGGAAGAAACATGTTAAAaggaatgtaaagaagtacttttatactcTAATAAATAGTGGTAGATTGGATGGAATAGATTAACAGAGGACATGGCTAATGCTGACAGTAttcataaatctaagaagttgttTGACAGtagtgaatgttcaagagattaaggccccacgagtgtggaactcccacCCAttagagtacaaataggtaattgcacataagtaattacatacagcAGAAGCAACAGACATATGCGCCTCCTACCTCTAGCCAAGTCATGGATGGACTTCAGTTCTCCAGGCCTTTTTGTCTAGCCATCCCTTGATAAAGAACTCGTTTTCATTATGGGCGAGCGAGTTAACGAGGAGTGAGTATGTGAAGTCCAGATATTTCAAATCGAATATGTGAGGAATGATGAGGTCATTTAGGTAAAACTTTTTAAAGCGATCATTTGATATGTAAAGAATATACCCAGGAGATAATCGTCTGTAACTTATATGAAGTGATCAAAATAGTTCATGGAAGAAAATCTATAAAGGAGTATAATAGGtctgaatgtttatatatattcatcactAAAACGCAGCTCTACTAGTTGATGTGTCCACTAACAGCCAAGAACTATGTTTCTGCAtagatttcttatttcttttgtttcatgaGCTTGTGTTTGCGCAACTAGAAGGTCATATTGGTATGACACGATTGTAAATTTCTGTATAACGACATTTACCACTGAAGATGAAAAACCGAGAAATTATTTCAGTAAAATATAGGCGCAGATTCGAAGCTTGGCAAAAGTTTTCAATTTCTACAAATCAGAAATGGATCTTGAGAATGGAAAGTGCCACAATCACATAAGGAAGATATTCGGGGCAGGGGGTTATGTTAGGCGCTCtatgtatggagaaaaaaaaaatctatttagaTATTGAGGACGATACAACGTAAACCATAATTCTGGGGAAATTATTTGAAATTATCGAAAAACTTGATGATGAGTCAACACAGTTGGAGTAGGAAATATAGAAATTGAGAAAGCAAATTAAGGAGCATGAAATGTGTCCTAAGGTGGAAGAAAAAGGTAGGGAACTGACAACATACAGTCAAAGAGCATGAAGATAGAATCGTATCAGTTGAGCGGATTCAGAAGGAATGGAATCacaggaaagacatgaaaagcaTCAAGGAAATGAGTCAGAAGGGTTGTCACCAGATGTCCTCAGGACAGGTAAACATAGGTGATGTTCATCAAATAGACCAgtgaagaatgaaaataaaaagcagAGAACAGTAGCAAAATGAGGATAAGACCTCAAGAAGTTGGAGCAGAGGTACACAGGGAATTATCAAGTGAAGTTCTACAGAGAATAATATGCACTATTACAGACGGAGCAAATAGGGTGATATATGCTGAATGAAGAACATAAGAAAGTTGAGCTAATTTGCGATTTACAACTATTGGCAAATCAGGAATTTCAGATAAATCCAGAGACGTGAAGATGGATGAATCAACGCTGAATGATTCTGCACCagcattagaaagggtagtgaactgCAGGTCGAGAGACGTAActcagtaattcttttttttcagcataaACTGAAAAAAGTCAAGAAAGAAGGAATGTTGATAAGAAGACTACCAGAGGCTACTGAAATATCATCTGTAGCTTCGTCGataaaaggaatgaggagaaattgTCCATATTCTCAAGACACACGAGGACGACTAAGAATGGTTAAGATAGGATTGAAGTTATGTAGCCAAAAGGTACTGGGGAAGATATAGGGAAACTTAGGAATATGGAGGAATTCAGAAGAATCTTTATCACAGGTGGTAGaccaagggggagagagagagagagagagagagagagagagagagagagagagagagagagagagagagagagagagagagagagagagagagaaagcactcAGATTCAAGGTTCAAGCGAGATGGTCTGACCTGATCATCACTGAAAAAAGATGCACCTCCTTTACAAGCAGAAGAAAAGGAGGGCAAAGCAAAGgcttcctccccaccttccactctcccaggcaACAGCCGTACATTACTGAGTTATTGTATCTGATAACCTTTACACTGCTTCAATCACTTTGACGACTAAAAGCTTTGAGGTGCGCAAATATTGCATTGGATTCTTGACGAAACCTGACACTATTTTTATATTGTATATCAGTTTGACCATagtaaaactgatcacactcgTTACAGGGGCTGTTGTACACTCAATCCGTATGAACAGTTACAGACTCCCTGACAGTATAATCATTCCTGAAGACTACATTAATAAATCTTTTTAACAAAACAAGAACATCTAGCAAGTTATCACAATAGGGTGATACTAATAAGTTTTTGTTTTCACAAATGGTTTTTAGGATGAGAATTGACGAATATTTACAAATACTTTCTAGCAAAATTATAGATGAATCAAGGACATGTTTGGGATATTGTAATTTGTAACCACTATCATAAATATTGCAGAACTTATCATTAATAATCTGGATTATAGATGCAAAATGctcaaagaaacattgatgaaaaCACAGAACGTTTCACTATACTGTGAAGAATAGATCAGTGGGAAATACATGAACAGACATTGGTGGGGTTAAAATTATACTACAGTTTAGATTATTTTTACCCCTATGAAGACTATGGTCTAAGGATGCCAGTGTATTGTCTGTGTATTGCCAGTGTATTGTCAGTGTATTGTCAGTTTCAAGAGTGAACTTTATTGAGTCTACCAAACAACTCACATTGTTTAGAAATGAATGTTCATCAATAGACTACTAACAAAGAACGGCTTCAACATGCCTGGACCATTTGATATTACTAAGTAAAATGTCAGGAAAATTACATATATGAGTTGCTTAAGTAATTTATATATTGAGCTTTTGAAATCAAGATGCATTATGACATCTGACCTAGTCATAtcaaatgtacaggtatgttgaTGTTCTTTGTTTGTGGCCTATTGATAAAGATCATAATATATTTCTTAACAATTATATTTCTTTGGTAGACTCAGTAAAGTTAGTGTCCATAGCAAGGCCAGGCCTGAAATGAAATATAACgatgttaatgaaaggaaaaaagaagagacaaggaacaaTATCTTCGGAGTTTCgaggaattagaaaaaaagaagaaaacaagatgTCTTAAAGAGTGCCATATCATAAGCTATTGAGAAGGTTATGCTATCGCTGGCACACTCGCCCAAtaggcttctgctgctgctacactccTTCGTCATTTCAATATAGTTGCTGTATTCCTAGTCAGCAACATGTTGCAGGTACATCTTTATGGTGCTGCTATGATCACTCGTCACCGTCATGGCTCTGGCACCCTCAGTGTTAACATAAATCGTGCTACTTTATTCATCTAAGAAAAGTTTGGCTTTGCAGCGCTGCTAGTACTGCACTATCAGTACCTTGGTGCTGTCGTAGCCACTCATCACCATAACAGTTTTACTAGATACATATTAACTTTAAACTGTGGATCTATTCAGCCCTAGAGAGAGTGGTGTTGATATTCTCGTCTATCATTGTCTCTCATGCTGCTGTACCCATCAGCATTTTGGTTATATGACACCCATCTACCAACATCCTATATCAATCATCCCATATCAAATTTTTTAACCATTTCCAATCAACATTACAGAGCGATGTCTGTATCAAGGTTTGTGACTTTGATCGACACATATGAACTTTAAGATGATATTCAGAGTCATTCACCACCAACAGGACGCAGACTTACTAATACCTCAGCATTATGGCGAAAGTGCACTCACTCATTATCGTTACGGTATTGCTAAACTGATCCGGCAATATCATGATCCTGCTACACTTGTCCATCAAGGTTATAGTGAGAGGGACACGCCTCCAGCAAGTGACCCCACACtgcaacacacaccctcccttcacGCCCTCACTCACGCTAACTGTGGTAGACTTATGTTTTTGTCACCGCCATAGACACGTAACAACATCTGCCTTAAGATATCCACTCATTATACTGTAATTTGTATCGaatttagtgttttcccttacttttatgtgctatggaCTGTGGTTTTTCCCCAGtgtgtttcttttatatatagggaggtaataacaagtagtgatgaagtgaaaaggagatagagtgaatgttttgggggtttgttgaatgtgtttgatgatagagtggcagatatagggtgtttaggtcggggtggagtgcaaagtgagagggtcaaggaaaatggtttggtgaacagagaagcggtagtgaaagctttgcgtaagatgaaagccggcaaggcggctgctttggatggtattgcagtggaatatattagaaaatgggatgactgtattgttgcttggttgataaggatattcagtgtatgtatggctcatggtaaagtgcctgagaattagcagaatgcatgcatagtgccattgtacaaaggcaaagggaataaaggtgagtgttcaagtaataacaaaaataaaaaaagatattatgatCCGAACACAAGATGGGCGTCATGGCGAACTAGCCACCGAAACATTATTTCTAATCTAACTTAAAATTTGTATCATTATATaaatgttgctctctctctctctccttctgtaaaTAATGCCTATAATTTTTCCCTTCGATATAACAATCAATCAATGACAGATGACAATAATAAGGGTAAATAAAACCTGATTATAAAGAGAAACGAGCACGTACATCTGACAACCTAACAGGCAAGGAGGAAAGACAGCTAATCTACGTTTCAGCAATTTAGCTCCAGCTCTTTGTACAGAAAAGTGATATCTATAATTTttactatattgtaatgataggTCATATAACAAAGATAAagttaatgacataataaaaGAATAGTTTTATATCATTCTTCGAGTTTATAAAAGTTAATGGTACATTAAGCGATTCTACACTAaacaaaaaacatttctttttaagGTATATAAATGGAAAATGCATAAcaataactgtacaacgcggaggtttataattacgaacaaagtgtatatgaacgcgcaccttcatagaacatacatatgttctgtgaaggtgcgtgttcatatgcacttgtccgtattcatatacctccgcgttgtacagttaggttcggtaaaatgctatctgctgctgtgtgagcctgatgggaaatgactgatgtagaccccgttgctcaccaacgtgagacgaggggtatacgagtacaaagtattcgaatagttatttccctatcaggggcgatcatagcctagcggtagcgctcccgcctgttgaacaggggtcccgggttcgatcctggctgttggaggtttgtatgttcatacGCACTTtgatcgcatat contains:
- the LOC139757724 gene encoding uncharacterized protein; its protein translation is MKCTAFFLLSLAALVAARPDSILDLDLDDIHHNQAIDDDTTVTGTYSWTSPEGVEYFVKYVADASGFRVLDSNAVPTSAKGVRADGSQGSFFSSEEFDSRE